Proteins from one Desulfonema limicola genomic window:
- a CDS encoding response regulator codes for MNDTKKAKILVVEDLPTWRMILYDILSEEGYEVTTADSFQEAVNLLDKKEFDIATIDMRLVDTLPYNMQGMEVLKRAKDIQPGIKAIILTGYPDDNQEKKAKDYDVQGYHKKAPEGKSFDIDKFKEIIDNLLKKSYKK; via the coding sequence ATGAATGATACAAAAAAAGCAAAAATTCTTGTTGTTGAAGATCTGCCTACATGGCGAATGATATTATATGATATTTTATCTGAAGAAGGGTATGAAGTAACAACTGCGGACAGCTTTCAAGAAGCTGTTAACCTCCTTGACAAAAAAGAATTTGATATTGCAACTATTGATATGAGATTAGTTGATACCTTACCTTACAACATGCAAGGGATGGAAGTATTAAAAAGAGCTAAAGATATTCAGCCTGGAATAAAAGCTATTATACTAACTGGATATCCTGATGACAATCAGGAGAAAAAGGCTAAAGATTATGATGTTCAAGGCTATCATAAAAAAGCACCTGAGGGGAAGTCTTTTGATATTGATAAGTTTAAAGAAATTATTGATAATTTATTGAAAAAGTCATATAAAAAATAA
- a CDS encoding alpha/beta hydrolase codes for MSYNLSELSKLLNAHSDRNDIELFLDELKIIIHDLKNKFSDYDDIQPGGTKLGKILSLLRTVDSYGKIKEAFYLYIEVIRTSDEELKDEVNRIFPPEKAPEDKTLSLPPDVLIISANPPDMAPLDLKKEADFIKESLEEGNPEKKINVLFEENVKASQIQTLLLKHDPLIFHFSVYGNEEGDLVFLGDDQGKKKSVKPEILAETLRIKNSKRLECIFLNACYSAASADAFSDVAKCVIGMKSRIDDESARKFAKGFYTALALERNYLEAFYCGRNAIQIESLPNDKVPDLIPNDKQFFDPDKFVSAISARRHRAVSEQDEETSEITLFYGTNRERVDENDHTKGYSSERSQETLYGTCKVIIPKRHKIGKIGSSWWRSLLKLRDARIKLESIEPKLPDDFWELVKSKIQDNDNKSKSALIYIHGYNVTFEDAAVRAAQISEDISFPGITAFYSWPSKGKPGSYIADGQTIEASEIHIENFFINFAQKSQAENIHLIVHSMGNRAVLRTMNNILGKLEGRVPFNQIFLAAPDVDLDFFEQKSEAYKKLSKQTTLYASPNDKILGISKFINQGNRAGFHPPIKTFPGIHTVRVEKIDMGCFGHGYYADSRIVIDDMFKAVTFGAAPEDRNLRPKKGDSGIYWEFKA; via the coding sequence ATGTCTTATAATTTAAGCGAACTATCTAAATTATTAAATGCTCATTCAGACAGAAATGATATTGAATTATTTTTGGATGAGTTAAAAATAATAATTCATGATCTCAAGAATAAATTTTCAGATTATGATGATATTCAGCCAGGTGGAACAAAATTAGGAAAGATTTTATCTCTACTTAGAACAGTTGACAGTTATGGAAAAATTAAAGAAGCATTTTATCTATATATTGAAGTAATTAGAACATCTGATGAAGAACTGAAAGATGAGGTCAACCGTATTTTTCCACCTGAAAAAGCACCTGAAGATAAAACACTTTCTCTACCCCCAGATGTATTAATAATATCGGCAAATCCCCCTGACATGGCACCATTAGATCTAAAAAAGGAAGCTGATTTTATAAAAGAGAGCCTTGAAGAAGGAAACCCTGAAAAAAAGATCAATGTTTTATTTGAGGAAAATGTTAAGGCATCTCAAATTCAAACATTATTATTAAAACATGATCCTCTGATATTTCACTTTTCAGTTTATGGCAATGAGGAAGGTGATCTGGTCTTTCTGGGGGATGACCAGGGAAAAAAGAAGAGCGTTAAACCGGAGATATTAGCTGAAACATTGCGTATTAAAAACAGTAAAAGATTGGAATGTATATTTTTAAATGCCTGTTATTCTGCTGCAAGTGCTGACGCTTTCTCTGATGTTGCTAAATGCGTGATAGGTATGAAATCAAGAATCGATGATGAATCTGCACGAAAATTTGCCAAAGGCTTTTATACTGCACTGGCTTTAGAACGAAACTATCTTGAGGCCTTTTACTGCGGACGTAATGCAATTCAAATAGAAAGCCTTCCAAATGATAAAGTTCCTGATCTTATCCCAAATGATAAACAATTTTTTGACCCTGATAAATTTGTCTCGGCAATTTCTGCCCGAAGACATCGGGCTGTTTCTGAACAAGATGAAGAAACATCAGAAATCACCTTGTTTTACGGCACAAACCGAGAACGGGTTGATGAAAACGATCACACAAAAGGATATAGTTCCGAACGCTCACAAGAAACCTTATACGGCACATGTAAAGTTATCATACCCAAGAGGCATAAAATAGGGAAAATTGGTTCTTCCTGGTGGCGCAGTCTGCTGAAACTGCGTGATGCCCGAATCAAGCTTGAATCAATTGAACCGAAACTGCCAGATGATTTCTGGGAACTGGTTAAATCAAAAATACAGGACAATGATAACAAATCAAAAAGTGCGTTAATTTATATTCATGGATATAATGTAACATTTGAAGATGCAGCAGTCAGGGCAGCCCAGATAAGCGAAGATATATCTTTTCCAGGAATTACTGCTTTTTACAGTTGGCCCTCCAAAGGAAAACCAGGAAGTTATATAGCAGATGGGCAGACCATTGAAGCCAGTGAAATACACATTGAAAATTTTTTTATTAACTTTGCCCAAAAAAGCCAAGCTGAAAATATCCATCTTATTGTTCACAGCATGGGCAACAGGGCAGTGCTGAGAACAATGAATAATATCCTGGGAAAATTAGAAGGCAGAGTGCCGTTTAATCAAATCTTCCTGGCAGCACCAGATGTTGATCTGGATTTTTTTGAACAGAAATCAGAAGCATATAAAAAATTATCAAAACAAACCACATTATACGCTTCGCCTAATGACAAAATTCTTGGCATATCAAAATTCATAAATCAGGGAAATCGTGCAGGTTTTCATCCGCCGATAAAAACCTTTCCCGGTATTCACACTGTCAGGGTTGAAAAGATTGACATGGGTTGTTTTGGACATGGCTATTATGCAGATTCACGAATAGTTATTGATGATATGTTTAAAGCAGTTACATTTGGAGCTGCACCTGAAGACAGGAATTTAAGACCCAAAAAAGGAGATAGTGGTATTTACTGGGAATTTAAGGCATAA
- a CDS encoding response regulator → MLNNIPQTRSKIIQISISLLYFLLNLKFKNIFQYPEIHNQNNKINDIKNEKGSQDIENTTIETAEYYDFLIIEDNNIWRKIVKEILGDKFRFDTASNYKEAVQKIYKNKYKLICLSHPFLKDDSSLNLLKILKKKFPGIPVAIIASTSDEDENILKIYSNIKKIILKGKDQPKFISEIMSLIKFISYKS, encoded by the coding sequence ATGTTAAATAATATTCCACAAACGAGAAGTAAAATCATACAAATTTCAATAAGTTTATTGTATTTTTTACTAAATTTAAAATTTAAAAATATCTTCCAATATCCTGAAATACACAACCAGAATAATAAAATTAATGATATAAAAAATGAAAAAGGAAGCCAAGATATTGAAAACACTACAATAGAGACAGCAGAATATTACGATTTTTTAATAATAGAAGATAATAATATTTGGAGAAAAATTGTAAAAGAAATATTGGGAGATAAATTTAGGTTTGATACTGCATCAAATTATAAGGAGGCAGTTCAAAAAATTTATAAGAATAAATACAAACTTATATGTTTGAGTCATCCATTCCTTAAAGATGATAGTTCTCTAAACTTATTAAAAATATTGAAAAAAAAATTCCCTGGAATACCAGTTGCCATAATAGCCAGCACTTCCGATGAAGATGAAAATATTCTTAAAATATATTCAAATATTAAAAAAATCATTTTAAAGGGAAAAGATCAACCAAAATTTATATCTGAAATAATGTCGTTAATTAAATTTATATCTTACAAATCATAA